The stretch of DNA GCACCATGTGCTGAGCTGCTGCTGTCTTACCAGACTGTAATGTAAATCCTTACCTTCCAATCCTCTTATATAATAATTCTATTTTTTCCATCctgtaagatttgtacctaggtagttgtacctaagatagtgccATTAAAATGCAGTCATTGTAAAGTTTTTGCTGTACTCCTGTAATGGAGCACAAGTGACAATAGATGATTTTCTATTCCATTCTAATTGGGAATTCAGTTGAACCTTCTTTACCATAAGAACAATAAGAATGTGGAACTCCCTAACACAGGCAGTAGTTGAGACAGATGGTACAAATGGATTTAAGTGGAATCTAAATAAAGGACAGGTGAGAAAAGAAAGGCATATTCTTTAAAAAGGGATGAGAAGAAGCTCATGTGGAGCATAAATACCAAAACAGATCAGacgggatgaatggcctgtttctgaagAGTACTTTATTTGTAGCTTAATTGTGCAAATAGAAAATCCTCAAAATAAAATCTCCAATTCCAATACCCAGTCAAAACAGGAACTCAATATTTGCAAACGTCTATATCACAACTGCATGGATTATCATAATGACAACAAGTTTGATGATCAAAATATGTTTTATTGACTGGAATCTTTTGTGTCAACTTTAAAGCCGACTACATTTTGAGCTGGCAGGTCAACCaacattattttgaaaatatacACATCATATTTCTGGAAAAGAAAACTTTATCATTCGACCAGAACGTTCATATCAAAACACTGACAGATCCAAATTGCTGGGTCCACTGGACAGTTTTTTCATTCCCACTTTCAAAAAATGGTATTTTCTGCTTGATGTTTCATGAGGATAACTCAATAATCTTGAttttaaagaactgcagataaagACTCATTGACAGTATAACAAAGACACAAAGCAGCATCTGAACTGTCATTTAAAATCTTTCAATTTGATCCATGAGTCTGCTCACACAGATATGGAAAATCCAGATAAGTGAATTTGTACTTCCACCTAAATTTCTTTCTTACATATTTGTCCTGTATAAATTTTGGCAATCAGGAGGTTTGATAAGTGTTGGTGGATTACTGCTGGATAAATTCCAAGAACTGTTAATGTCCACAACTTGCAAAACAGTTAAAGCATGAGATTTGATTCATATATATCATTCATTCCACCTGGACAGCAAAACAGCAACAGTTAAgtttcttctgccatttccaaaTCTTCTTGTAACATATGTACCATCTTTTCTTCCAGTTTCCTTGGTCTCTCTGTTGAAGGAAAACACAAGCATCTCAAATTATCAGAACAAATTAGGCTCTTTCCCGCATCACTTATCAACTCCAGAAGTTTTCAATTACAAGACAGCAAACATTTGATTTGCAAGATGTATGGTATTCTTTATAAACCCTGAAAATCTAAGCAGTTTCAGTCTATTacctgcatgaggagctttgatGAGATGGATGTTTTGTTTGACCTCTTTGATGTCTGCCTTTGTCTGTAACTCCTTGCTTTTTTTCAACCTTGgacaaaaagcaaaatatttattacaTCAGCAACAAAGCTGCATCTGTCCTCAACGCATAAAAAGAGGTCACAGGAGTCCACAAATGCACATACCACCTAATCCTAGACACAGTTAACCATGACATTTAGATGTATGCATAATGTCATGATGTGGTGTATACTGATGTCAGGACACACAAAATGTGCAAAACTGCAAACGTGTGCCCCCACTTGTGCTCGCATGTAAAGAGCTGCTTACAAACaaatgaagaatgagaagtgCTGTGGGCTGAGATCCAACAACCAGGATTGTTAGCAGCCAGATGCATGTTGTGGTCCTTCACCTGTGGTTTCTTGTGCAGTGAGAAAAGAACTTGACCTTTAAATTAGATCTCTCAGTCTCACAGGGGAGCTGAGCATCAGTAATCACCCTCAAATTGCATTCTGTCTCTGGGAGCAGCAAAGCAATAACAGCACCTTGCTTCAATTATTCTCCCACAATGGGAGAACACAGCTGCTCAAAAGGAAGTTCTGCTTTGTCCCTTCACAGGTGCAGCCAGACCTGTTCTCCAGATACTTAAGGCTTTGTATCAGAAGGAAGGGATGAGATGACTAGGCAAGATCAAAAGCAAGTGGTGCTTTGATACCATCCAGTGTGTATGTGATTACACTGGCAGCGCCACGTTTGTGACAGAAAGATGCCACTCCATTTTTGGGCAGTGAGGGACCCCTACAATATTGCGTTCCCATGTTAGTGCACTTATAACCACATCTAGTGGTGACAATGACAATAAATGCAGcattttattaaatatttgttttcaatAAACATGGTTTCAGCCACATCCTTCAGCTGATGACTCAAAACGGGGGCTTAGAATCAAATACAGAATAGGAAtaaatttcaaaatcaaaataaCTGCACACAACAAGAGGAGTTACAAAAAGATTACATCAAAGCACAAAAACAGGAGTAACCGCTACGGCCCATTAAGCCTTCTCTGGCGTtgaataaaatcatagctgaGTGATTGATTAGGACCTTTAATTCCATAATCCTGTCtgttccctataacctttgaacTCTCTTGTCAATTAAATATCTGCCCGATTTAGCTTTGATTTTATTCAATGCCACTACCCTCCACCATTCTTTTAGGAAAAGAATTCCAATGCTAAACAACTCCCCAAGAGAAAAGAATCTGTTCATCTTCATCTTAAATACAGACTCCTTAATTTTAAAGTGTGTCGTTTGTTCAAGATtcccccacaagaggaagcatagACCAGCACTTACCCTGTCAGGCCCTATCAAAATCTTATGTTTCAGTAAGACCACCTCTCGTTCTTTTATACTCCAATGAGTCTATACCCACTTGTCCAACCACTGACAACaacttcatctctggaatcagcctggtgaaccatttctaaactgcttccaatccaACTGTACGTGTCCTTAAGTAAGAACAAAGCTTAGCATAACACACTCGATGCAATATCACATTCTGTGTACTGTTGTAGTAAGATGACCCTAGATTTATACTACATCCCCTTCAAAATAAAGACTAACATTCTATTTGCCATCCCAATTATTCATGCTAACTTTTTTTGTGATCAGGACACCAAGATTTCCTCTCTATTGCAACGTAGAATCTAACATTAGATGTGAGTCTGCAATTGGACACTTTTTACTGGATAGTTCTGAATGTGTGGGGAATTActctgacaaccaatttaggattgcaATTCAGGTTCACAGTGTTGGGTACTTGCATGTATTGAAAGCTGTACAGTGCCCTGTTCTTTGCACACATAAAGAGCATATCCATGCACCACCTGATTTACAGAACAAAACAGGGGACTGTCgtaaggagataatgggaactgcagatgctggagaatccaagataacaaagcgtgaagctggatgaacacagcaggccaagcagcatctcaggagcacaaaagctgacgtttcgggcctagacccttcatcagagaggggggtggagtgagggttctggaataaatggggagagagggggaggcggaccgaagatgaagagaaaagaagataggtggagaggagagtataggtggggaggtagggaggggataggtcagtccagggaagacggacaggtcaaggaggtgggatgaggctagtaggtaggaaatggaggtgcggcttgaggtgggaggaagtgatgggtgagaggaagaacaggttagggaggcagagacaggctgggctggttgtgtgatgcagtggggggaggggacgaactgggctggttttgggatgcggtgggtgaaggggagattttgaagctggtgaagtccacattgataccattgggctgcagggttcccaagcggaatatgagttgctgttcctgcaacctttgggtggcatcattgtggcactgcaggaggcccatgatggacatgtcatctcaagaatgggagggggtgttgaaatggttcgcgactgggaggtgcagttgtttattgcgaaccgagcagaggtgttctgcaaagcggtccccaagcctccgcttggtttccccaatgtagaggctgccatccccacccttgtctgctttccggagagaccactgtctccatgactcccttgttcgctccacactgccctccaaccccaccacacctggcaccttcccctgcaaccgcaggaagtgctacacatgcccccacacctcctccctcacccccatcccaggccccaagatgactttccatattatgcagaggttcacctgcacatctgccaatgtgacatactgtatccattgtacccagtgtggcttcctctacattggggaaaccaagcggaagcttggggaccgctttgtagtaCACCTcaactcggttcgcaataaacaactgcacctcccagtcgcaaaccatttccactccccctcccattctttagatgacatgtccatcatgggcctcctgcagtgccacaatgatgccacccaaaggttgcaggaacagcaactcatattctgcttgggaaccctgcagcccaatggtatcaatgtggacttcaccagcttcaaaatctccccttcccccactgcatcccaaaaccagcccagttcgtcccctccccccactgcatcacacaaccagcccagctcatcccctccacccactgtatcccaaaaacagcccagcctgtttctgcctcactaacctgttcttcctctcacccatcccttcctcccacctcaagctgcacctccatttcctacctactaacctcatcccacctccttgacctctccgtcttccctggactgacctatcccctccctacctccccacctatactctcctccccacctagcttcttttctctccatctttggtccgcctccccctctcttcctatttattccagaaccctcaccccatccccctctctgatgaagggtctaggcccgaaacgtcagcttttgtactcctgagatgctgcttggcctgctgtgttcatccagcttcacactttgttatcttatataggAGACTGTTGTAAGCTTACTCAAATCTCATGGTAGTACCCTGACCAGAATCTACATGCCAGCTTTAAAACTTAACAAAGCCTGTCAATCAGCATTGATGGGAGCATTTTCTACCAATCAACAGTCCACCTGCTAACTAATCATCACTCTTCTGCAGTACACATGTCAGTTTTCCCTTAAATTTGTATTCTTGTGAAACATCTTGATGAACGCAAAACAAAAAGCTCTGACAAAACATATCttttttctcagcaatactcTCTATATCCCTTAGCTGACTTAACTGTACATACAAAGATAttcaattttgtttaatttattagaATTGTACTGACAGATTTTTGTCATACTTTGGTTTATTTCGATTTATTCAAATTTTTCTAAATTCTCAATTTCACCCCTACATGATCAGGAAATCTGCTCCAAATGTTCTGATTAAGCTGAAGCTACACAGCATCCCAAAGGTACTGACACAGACTATGTACAAGGCAGTCTCCTTTAAATTATCCGAACTAGGTTCGGTGATAGCACCTTCATCGTAGTTACAGGCTCAATGTCCACCTTGGCACATAATCTAACTAGGAACCTATGTAGGTTTCTCAGGGACTAACATTTTCCTAAGAAGAGGATAAATGGAGACCTCATATTTATCAGCTGTATGTAACAGATTTTGTAGCATGATTGAGAGGGGGAAGTTCTCGTGGTGTTTGGCCAACATTCATCCCTCAACTGACACCAAAGAGATTAACTAAAAGcgaagagtgctggagaaactcagctggtgtggaagcatctgcagagaaaggAAGAGGGTTTACGTTTAgaatccagtatgactcttctctGGAATAAGATTAGCTGGGCGGttttctcattgctgtttgtggaacttTGCTGCATGCAAATTCAGTGGCACATTTGCCGAAATAATCTTGAAGGCACTTTCAAAGAAATGAACTCGCATGAGGAAATTTGAGGTACGATAAAGCATCAGCAAAGACACAATGGCTTATAAGGCCTCTTTCTTAGATGGATCGATCACCCATTCATAAAATGTGATACAAATGTAATTTCTTGCTTGGCAATCACCAGGAATATTTCACAGAAAACTGGTTACGGTCAAGAAATATTGACAATTTGATTAAGTTGTAAATAAACATGTAATTCTTTaaaacatctttttaaactctTGGCACACTCACCTGTTCATAATAAACCTTGCTTGACGCTTCTCTTTGATTTCCTCAACTCTTCTCATTGCCACAACTGTTGAACATAATTTTACCATTAACATAAAGAATATAAATTTCCCCTAAGTGTCACAGCAGCTTTTagttaggtcagaagtgggacagagaaatttgcaaaataaatcaatcaaaccaGGCAGAAAACATTTCCTCACACCCAATCACAACCATTATAAaagagtcacagaatccctagcaAAGCAGATAGAGatcattcaatccatcaagtaTGCACCAACCctcaaagagtatcccacccagatcgaAAAACCCACATTAACTAGAGctattccacctagcctacatattcTTGGACACTAGATTGCCCCATAGtgtatcatggccaatccacctaacctacgcatctttggactgtgggaggaaatcggagcgcCCAGCAGAAACCCTCGCTAATATGAGGAAAACATGCAAAATCTGCACTGACAGCCACCCAACATTGGAATCAAACAGAGGTCCCATGGCAGTATGAAAGAGCACTGCTAActaccgagccactgtgccaccataatGTATGTGTTACTTTCCTAAGAAACTCATTGGTTTTCACTCACAACGCAAAGGGGACCTCCATATTTTTCATGTTTCAAATACAAGAGCTTTAAAACTGGCAATCTTAGCAAAACCAGGCTAATTCCTCTGAAGCACAGGATGATGTATATTTGTTGTTTTAGCATTCTGTTCATTACTGCTGCCAAAATCACTTGCTTTTTAAGGGGAATTGCACAAACCAGCAACTTCCCATGAGCTTAATACATATATTAAAGAAAATTTATTTCATGTAACAGTGGATTTTCTGCATTGAAATCACAGTCTTTAAACAATGCTTAGCTAAGATTGCACTGAATCCAGTAAATCACAATGGGCTTCGGTGAAGTATCACAACAAAAAATTGCCCAAGAACATCAACTCTTATTTTTTGCCACAAAGATAATACCCTAtttaaattatgaaaaaaaaacttgcacagTTAGTTTCTTTGCTTACGTGAAATACACCTACATTTATAGTACTGAACTTGAATCATCCATGAGTAGACAGCTTCTTCgctaaattaaaatattttcacctCCTGATTAACATCATTAACACTGACTACCCAAAACCTTGCTCCTCACTTCAAATGAGCAGAAATATCTAATAAGCCACACGGCACTGATCATCTAGCTTAAGAGCATCACTGATGTAAATACTTGTGAAATGTCAGATAGCATTTTTGCCTCTGCATTACAGAGTTAGTTAAAAGATTTGCTTCAGACTTTCCTTACACATACTGCACATACTGTTTCGAATACGTAGGTCGCATCAGTGGTTTTCATAGGTCTGATGCTCCTTAATCACAAAGGTTACTCTAACATCAAAATGGAAATTCCATGCAAAACAGGTTGAACAACTCATCAGATCCATGAAAACCACTGCTGTGACCTACAGATGCCCAACATATTCAAAACACAAAAACTACTTACCTGACTTAGACCATAGATCTCTCTGGTACTTGACTGGCACATTTCTACGTTTTTCAAATTCAAATGAGTTATCCTATAAATGAAAGAACAAATATCAAGATCATCATGACGAGAAGGAAGTAAAGGCAGACAGAGTTTAAGAAAAACTGCTTCTTACGCACCACAGTCAATTCTTTGCCAGCCGATTTCCGGAAGGCCTTCGTCCACCTGGCTTTTCTCGGGTTACGCTTCTTCTTAAAATTCTTATGACACTTTGATCTGCAGAATCTGAAAACCTGCAAAAATAAGAAATTTTAAATCACGACAGGTGCAATGTTGCTCACAGAAAGCCAGGACAAAGTGAATTCCATTTAGAGCGTCAGCAATGTTACAGGCTCAGAAATCTGCTACCTGACATTTACTGAGTATTTAAAACGAGCAATGTAGGTGGTGCAGTGTGACAGGTAACTATATAACCTCAGTTAGCAGTTCAGCATGCCAGAGATCTCGTCTGCTCCTAGACAAATACATGGGGTATGCCAAGGTGACTGCAATTAATTAAACCATATtcatatttcaaacaaaaaatgttgACATGATAATTAAATGATACACTCCCTTGATCTATAATAATGCaaaatgtcaaaactgaacaCTGGAGCCGAGGCAGATTTCACACAATACTACCAAAAGGAAAAATACTGTGAATGTGGAAAATCTGAACTGTGGAccaaaacagagttgacattacAGGTTGGGTAACATTTTCAGTAAAGCTGTAAGGGCAAACAAAGTGAAGATTTAACTTCTTTACTCCATGAACCAGAGCTCTTCCTGCATTTACTGTTTTGAATTCACTCAAAACCATGTTGCACAAATAAAAAGTTAGTCCCTTCAACATTTCAATCATCCATAtacttgaattttcagaaggcatctTTTAAGGTACCACACAATAGGCTACTTAATATTATCCCATTGTACCGGAGTAGAACATAGCGTAGATAGCGCATTAGGTAAGTGATAGAAGAGAATTGGGACAagggggacattttcaggatatGAACCTGTAACTCATGGAGTGTCGCAAGGATCAATATTACAGCCAGAATTATTTATGATATATTTTAATGatgtggatgaggaaagtgaatgaacAATAGCAAAgtgtgaggatgacacaaaaatagatggaaaggcaagCATTAAGGATggcacaaagagtctgcagagagatacagacagactaAGCCAGTGGGCACAAACATGGCagacagaatataatgtgggaaaacctGAGGTGATGCACTAAAGCAGGAAGAACAGAACAGTTGagtttttaaatgcagaaagcCTGCAGAAAACCAcagcaaagggatttgggagttctCATCCAAGCATCACAGTAAATTAACATCCAAGTTAAATGGGTAATAATGACTGTAAATGAAAAGTTGGCCTgtatttcaaagtgaatggagtaCAGAAGTAGAGAGTTTTTGCTAAAACAACGTAAAGCACTAGTCAGCCCATTGCTAAACCAATATGAACAGTATTGAGCCACTTACGTAAGGGAAGATATACTGGTATTGAAAGCAGTCTAGGAAAGGATCACTAGGCTGATGTCAAGTATGGAATTACCGTCCTATGAGAAGAGGTTGACCCTGTACtaattgaaatttagaagaacgagTGGCAATATTATTGAAACCTTGAaagattcttaggagacttgAGAGTTAGATATAGAAAGGTTGTTGCCCCTTGTGGAAGTCAAGAACCGGAggataatctcagaataaggagtcacacatttatgacagagatgaggaggaatctatTCCCATAGAATCTCTAAAGTGTGGTAGCAGGCAatttgcccatcaagtccacgccaaccctcttGTAGAGCATCCCAATGAGTCCTCTATCCAACCCCGtaatctcattttcaccatggctaatctatctgaCCTACACACTATgaagcaatttagtatggccaatccacttaatctgcatatttttggacagtgagaggaagcGGAGAACCCAGAGATCACACAGGAaaacacgggaagaatgtgcaaattccacacagtcgcccaagggtggaatcaaacctggatcctgggcactgtgaggtagcactgttattcactgagccactgtgctgccttgaGGGTAGTGaactgtggaattccttaccagaTTGTCAAGTATATTCAACTCTGAGGCAGgctgatttttaattagcaaaGGAATCAAGTGTGTGGGGGAAAATGGTGTTggggattatcaaatcagccacaatctcattgaatggtggagcagactctcTGGGCTAAAGAGATTACTTCTGCTCTTGAGATGAACACATTGTATTCTTGTAGATTGCATGACATGCACAGGAAGGACCTAACTTACAGCATGATATACATCCAGGCAGACTACCCAATCACATTTGTTACAGCTTAGAtgatcattcggcccatcaaatcagcaCAGATTGTCCAAATGACTATCTCACCTCGTGccattctccccataactcagcaGTTATCTGGAAGGTTactatctaattcccttttgagtATCCTAACTGAATATCGAGGTTAGGAACCTTGAAACAAGTAAATGACTTcccgactccccaaagtctgtgcactatctacaagtcacaagtcaagagtgtaatgGAACAATCCCCACTTGCGTGGATGAGTGTTAGACAGGATCCAGCAGCCTGTTTAACtgataccacatccacaaacattcactatCTCCACCAATGACACttagtagtagcagtgtgtaccaacctcaagatgcactgcagaatttcaccaagacTCCTAAAAGAGAACCTTTCCAACGTATGACCACTAGCATCCAGAAAGACAATAGCGACAATTTTCTGGGACCACCACTAACAGCAAGTTCTCCTCCATGCCATTCATCATACTGAGTTGGAACCATATTAACAATCCTTCACGGTTAGTAGGTCAAAACCCGGTAACTCCTCCCTATCAGCATTACAGGTCCACTtacaacaaatggactgcaacagtttgaGAAGGGAGCTCACTacaatcttctcaagggcaattagaaattgacaataaatgatggcgcagccagtgacacccatatcctatGAGTAAATAAAATCTGGTTCCACCATATACCGGAGCAGTATTTTCTGGACAAAAACAATGCAAAAAAAGTTTTCATGCAATTAAATGCAAGTTAAAATTCTAACTGTATACCAATAATCTACATTAAGTTCCAGCCAAGTTCAGTTGGTAGCACTGTGATAAGAGTTGTGCAGTACAacacagatcctttggtccaactcatccatgccaaccaaatgaACTAAATGAATATAAGccaaacaaactgcaaatgctggaatctaaggtagataagcaggaggctggaagaacactgcaggacaggcagcatctggaggaaattgAGCAGTCAGCTTTTCAGGTATTATTCTTCTCAAGACATTCCTGAAGAGGAGTAATACCCAAAACAGTGGCTGCGCTCATCCTccagaagctgcttggcctgccatgttcttgcagtctcctgtttgtctatggtaaattaatgtagtcccatttgccagcatttgttgacctgcacatctgataatgtggtatgggtacagcggatgcactactgtggcctcctctacatcagagaaaccaagtgaaggcttggggaccgctttgcagaacacccacgctcggctcgcaataaacaactgcacctcccagttgcaaaacatttccactctccctcccattcttcagaggacatgtccatcatgggcctcctgcagtgccacaatgatgccacccgaaggttgcaggaacagtaactcacatggtatcaatgtggatttcacaagcttcaaaatctcccctccccctactgcatcccaaaaccagcccagctcgtacccgcctccctaacctgttctacctctcaactatcccttcctcccacttcaagccgcacctccatttcctacctactaacctccttgacctgtccgtcttccctggactgacctatcccctccctcccgccccccacacccatctctacaggctccatccccgcctctttaacttgtctgtctcctctccacctatcttcttttctctccatcttcggtccccctctccccatccccctctctgatgaacggtctaggcccgaaacgtcagcttttgtgctcctgagatgctgcttggcctgctgtgttcatccagcctcacacctttgTTATCTTTATACAAATGCAAGTGTGTTTTGACCACAGCGTGCCTCCGCCAGCTCTGGTCGCTACGTCCTCTTCTCCCGGTTCTTTCCCGGCcttgtctcaacctctcttcgcCCACAATGACGCCGGGCTCTGCAGGCCGACTGCCTGAAGTCTGGGCCCAGCCTCCCCGACTGCCTCCCCGGCCTCACCTTACAATCATTGCGGACGAACATCATGCCGTGGCCCGGGTACACGGGCGCCGAACAGAAATAACACTTCTGGATGCGCATTTTCGCTCCAGTTTGTGATGTGACCGCGCAATTCCCCGACAACGGTCCCTCGCTGCCCTCACTCGCAGCAAAATGGCCGAACCACGACCTCAGGCAACGATACGGGGAGAACGGAGAGATAGCGCCTCCTACAGTTCCGGAGGACAGCAGCGCAACACCCGATTGTCCGGAATGACCACGGGACAGCGCCTCCTGCAGTCCCGGAGGACAGCAACGTAGCTGCCCGAATG from Stegostoma tigrinum isolate sSteTig4 chromosome 33, sSteTig4.hap1, whole genome shotgun sequence encodes:
- the rsl24d1 gene encoding probable ribosome biogenesis protein RLP24; translation: MRIQKCYFCSAPVYPGHGMMFVRNDCKVFRFCRSKCHKNFKKKRNPRKARWTKAFRKSAGKELTVDNSFEFEKRRNVPVKYQRDLWSKSVVAMRRVEEIKEKRQARFIMNRLKKSKELQTKADIKEVKQNIHLIKAPHAERPRKLEEKMVHMLQEDLEMAEET